The genomic region CCCCCATCTTTCCGGCCATATGGTCTGTGCAGTCGGGGATGTTGTCACGTACAATCTCCAGAAGCACGGGATCGTTCCCGATGTGGCAGTTGTCGATGGCTTCACGATGCGGACGCCCTGCAGCAGGATACCGGAAGTCACCAGTACCTGTACCATGGTCAAGAACCCGGCAGGAACGCTGACTGACGAACTGATCGATGCTCTCGACCGGGCAGTTGCAAACCCACCCACAACCATCGTTGTCGATGGGGAGGAAGACCTGGCAGTCATCCCCATGGTGATCGCAGCCCCGCTTGGGGCGATCGTTCTCTACGGCCAGCCGGGGGAGGGGGTTGTATTCAGGACCGTGACCCCGGAAGCCAAGGAAACAGCGAGAATCTTCCTCAGCCACTTTATCCGTTCATAACCCTGAGGGTTCCGGCCGGAACCGATAATACCGGATCCCGTTTTGTATTTCTTCTCAGAACGGGGTCACATTTTAAATAAACCGGTTCCCAATAATTACAGGATATCGATGGACTTTGAGATCACCAGCGATAAAAGGAATGAGCTTTTATCCAGAAGAGAGGTTCAGTTTAACCTCAAATACGACGGTGCAACCCCCTCCCGCATGCAGATCATCGGGAAACTCTGCGCACTCCTGAACGTGAAGGAGCACCAGGTTACCCTTGACACCCTGAACAGCAGTTTCGGCAAGACCGAGCTTACCGGTGCGGCACGCATCTACGACTCTGAAGAGACCAGGAACAAGACCGAACGCCCGCATCTCGCTGCGCGCGGTATGCCCAAGCCCAAGGAAGAGGGAGCTGCATAATCATGGCAGCCAAGAAGGCAGCAGCTTCCAAGGGAACCGTGAGGGGCGCCTACTTCAAGGTTGAAGGCGCAAAGGTTACCACTGCAAAGAAATACTGCCCGCGCTGCGGACCCGGTGTCATGATGGCAGACCACAAGGACCGGGCCACCTGCGGCAAATGCGGATACACCGAATTCAGAAAATAAGCACCAATGCCTGTTTTTGGGCAGATACTCGGGATTGAGGGCACTGCCTGGAATCTCAGTGCCGCTCTTTTTGATCACGATCTTCTTGCTCTTGCATCGCGTCCGTACCGCCCTGCACAGGGGGGAATTCACCCCCGGGAAGCAGCGCAGCACCACGCGTCAGTGATGAACGAACTCATCGGCTCGGTCCTCTCAGAGCCGGAGAAGGTCAGCGGGATAGCATTTTCCCAGGGACCGGGTCTTGGCCCCTGCCTTCGCACGGTAGCCACGGCAGCCCGCTCCCTTGCCCTTGCGCTCGATGTCCCGCTTGTCGGGGTCAACCACTGCGTTGCCCACGTGGAGATCGGGTGTTTTGCCACCGGGTGCAAAGACCCCATAGTCCTCTATGCAAGCGGGGCAAACACCCAGGTGATCGGGTACCTGAACGGGCGGTATCGTATCTTTGGAGAGACGCTCGATATCGGGATCGGCAATGCCCTGGACAAATTTGCCCGGGCAAAAAACTTCCCTCACCCCGGGGGCCCCCTTATCGAAACAAATGCACAGGGCGGCCGGTATATCGAACTTCCCTATACCGTAAAAGGGATGGATCTCGCCTTCTCGGGCCTCATCTCAGCTGCAAAGGATAGCCGGGCACCGCTTGCGGATGTCTGTTACAGCCTTCAGGAGACCGCGTTTGCCATGTGCGTGGAAGTGACGGAGCGGGCACTCTCTCTGTCCGGTAAAGAGGAAGTTCTTCTGGTCGGGGGAGTGGGAGCGAACCGGCGTCTTCAGGATATGCTCCGGATCATGTGCGAGGAGCGCGGGGCACGGTTCTTTGTGCCCGAACAGAAATATCTCGGAGATAACGGGGCTATGATTGCCTACACGGGTAAACTGATGCTGGAGAGCGGAACATCGCTCCCCATCGAAGCCTCGCAGGTCAACCCCTCGTTCCGTTCGGACGAGGTCGAAGTCACCTGGAAGCGGGATCCGGCGAAACCTGTGCCGGGCGCCACCGGCAGGAAGAAAGACGCACCAAGACAGGGTGCGGAAGCGGTGATCACCTTTGGACCAGCCGTGGTTGAAAAATACCGGGTTGCAAAAAAATACCGGGTTCCTGCCCTGGACCGTCGCCTGGTAACCGAGCGGACCCGGGCAGAGGCGCGGCTCATCCATGCAGCCCGGAAAGGCGGCGTGCCGACCCCGGTCCTGCACGACATCACTGCCGATACCATCGTGATGGAACGGATCTCAGGCACCCTGCTCACCGATGACCTGAACGAAAAGAACCTCAGGAATGCGGGAAATGCCATTGGAAAACTGCATTCCGCAGGGCTCATGCACGGGGATCTCACCACAAGCAACCTTGTCCTGCGCGAGGGGGACGGGGCCTGCGTCCTCATCGATTTCGGGCTTGCGCAGGTGACCCAGGAGATCGAACAGCGGGGCGTTGACATCCACGTCCTCTACCAGACCCTGGAGAGCACAGCTCCCGACCGGTGTGCCGGACTCAAGGCTGCATTCGAATCGGGATACAGAGAGACATTTGCCGGGGCCGATGAGATCCTTGCCCGGGAACACGAGATCGAACTCCGGGGGAGATACCTGTGAAGATCACGATGGTGACCGGCAATGCAAACAAAGCCCGGGAGGTCGCAGCCTTCTTCGGGGGGCTGCTCGAAGTATCCCACGTCACCCTGGACCTCCCCGAACACCGTTCGGAGGATGTCGGGGAGATTGCCGAGGGAAAAGCCCGGTTTGCGTACGCGCAGCTCAAAACCCCGCTTATCGTGGACGATACGGGCTTCTCCATCCGCGCACTCAACGGATTCCCCGGCCCCTATGCCGCCTATGTCCAGCAATCCATCGGCAATACCGGTATCCTGAAACTGATGGAAGGCCGGACGGACCGGGCTGCACACTTTACAACGGCGATTGCCTATGCGGATGCGAGGGGAGTGCAGATTTTTTCAGGAGTCCTTGACGGGCAGATCACCCACAGTCCAAGAGGGGATGGCGGGTTTGGTTACGATCCCATCTTCGAGATCGGGGGAAAGACGCTTGCCGAGATCCCCATGGAAGAGAAGAGCAAAATGTCCCACCGGGCCCGTGCGCTTGCCGCGTTCCATGACTGGTTTGTAACGGACACACGACTGGCCGGAGAACCCCGTGACACAAACGGTTAAGAAGTCTTACAGCTTTGTTATAAGGGCAGACAGGAGTGTTTCTTAATGGCAAAGTTTCCAGAAGCCGAAGCCCGGTTACTCAACGTGAAAATATGCATGCACTGTAATGCACGCAATGCAATTCGTGCAACCAGCTGCCGCAAGTGCGGTTACCAGAACCTGCGGCCCAAGAACAAGGAACGGAAAGCGTAATCAAAATTAAAATATCCAGATTCTTTTTTCCGGTCCTGCCGGTTTTTACAACAGATGCAGTACAGTATCACATGCACAGCCTGCGGCATCGTAACCCTGGGCAGTACAAAACGCAAGGATTCCCCATTGGACCTTGGAATTTTTAAAAAAGGACTTTATTAGAATATAGGATTCTTTCCCGTTCTGACCGGTCTCATCCGGAACAGAGTACGCAAAAATTACGTGCGGGATTATGCCGTATAATACGTTACCCGCTTACCTTTCTTGGCATATTCACCGGCAAAGGTCTCGATATTGCGCTTGTACCCGATACGGTCGACAAACCCAAGTGAGCGGAGTTTTTCCCGGACCCGCATGACATCTGCCTCGTCCGCCCAGTCTTTCGTGTACACGTAAATCACCTTGCGGTTGTCCCGGGAATCGGGATTGGGTTTGGCCGTGCTCACTTTTGCCGAGATACCCAGTTCAAGTGAAACGGTAGCATCCCGGACCTTCTTCCATGCCGCATCGGCGAGATCCGGTTCCTGGAAGATCAGCCATTTGCCGGCATTCTCGTCTTCGATGGCTTCGGGAGCGCTGCCGGGGGCGTCGAGAACAATCCAGTACATCTGGGTGGTCTTTGAGGGAAGAGTCCCTTCCCCTTCGCAGAGCATCCGGTAGATCGTATCGATACCGGAAAACCGGTTGATCATAGCTTCTGCCAGCTGGGGGTATTCTTCCCGGAATGCATCGAAGATAGCGGAGAGCTCCGCTTTGAAGTCGATACCTTCCTCAACGTACATGTACAGGTACCTGCCCTGTTCCCGCAGCCTGCGGTTCAGGAGATGCTCGAAGATGCCGTATGCCACATCAGCCAGCGCTTCGGGATCGACTTCAGCCATAAGTACCAGTCGGCTGTTGGCAAAAAAATAGTTTCCTGTATTGATCCAAAAAACCCGGAACAGATACGGATTCTGCCACTGCCTGCAGCGCAGGAGAATGTGTGCGCTCATTCAGAAAAACCGCCCATTCTGAGCCCGGATTATTGGGATTATCGAATAATTTAAAAGACACGGATGAGAACATGTACTAATTATGGAATGGAAACGTGACTGGGGCCTTACGGCCAGGGTTTGGTTCACCGGGCTGCTGTTATTACTGCTCTACCTGGTGTTCATGACCATCCTGCTGGCATTCGGTGTTGGTTACTGGTTCATTGTCCTCATAGCAGTGGGCATGGCATTGTTCCAGTATTTCTTCTCGGACAAGATGGTACTCTGGTCGACCGGCGCACGCATTATCGAGGCCGACGAATACCCCGAACTGCACCGGACCGTGGAGAAGCTGTGCAAGGAAGCCGAGCTTCCCATGCCAAGGCTTGCCATCATGCAGAGCCCGGTACCCAATGCATTTGCTACCGGCAGGAGCCCGAAACATGCAGTTGTTGCCTGTACGGACTCGATCATGCGGCTTTTGAACAAGGATGAGCTCGAAGCAGTGCTTGCCCACGAGCTTTCCCATGTGAAGAACCGCGATATCCTGACGATGACTTTCGCAAGCCTCATCGCCATGATCGCATCGATGATCATGCAGAGCTTCTTCTTCTCCGCATTGTTCGGCGGGAACAACCGGGAGAACGGCGGGGGGATCATCATCTGGATCGTTGCGATCATTGTCTACGCGGTGAGCACCCTCCTCATCCTTGCCCTTTCGCGGTACCGCGAGTTTGCGGCAGACCGGGGCAGTGCTCTCATCACCCGGAATCCCCGGGCGCTCATGTCCGCCCTCAATAAGATCAGTGGCCGGATAGATGTGATTCCACCCGATGCAAAGGCGAAAGTGGAGGGGGCAAATGCCTTCTTCATCATCCCGGCACTCTCGGGAAATTCCATCATGGAACTCCTCTCAACCCACCCGCCGCTCGAGAAGCGGATTGCCAACCTCGAGAAAGTCGAAGCCGAACTCCGGGGCTACTAATTTTTTTCTGGAATTCTTCCGGACAATTGAAAAAAGTACGGATAACCAGAGACAATTATTAATACACTGCCACACCAAAATTGTAGAGCACGTGCATCGATGGTCTAGAGGTATGACTTAGGCCTTCCAAGCCTATAGCCCGGGTTCGATTCCCGGTCGATGCATTCAGGGCTCGTGGTCTAGTTGGCTATGACGTCGCCTTCACACGGCGAAGATCTCGAGTTCGAATCTCGACGGGCCCACTGATTCTGGATGTTTTTGTGTCCGGACCGTTCTTTTTTTATCGCCTTTGCCGAATAGATTCTGTACATGAGACCGGTCTTTGTCAGCGGGGTCCCCCGGGATTGCGGGGATAATGTTCTTGCCGCCGCTATCCGCGACACCCTTGTTGCAGCAACGGACGATTTTGCCTGGCTGAAGGACGGCAACACGGTTCTTTTAAAGCCGGCGCTGAATTCCGGGAACCCCTATCCCTCCACTACCCACCCGCTCGCACTTTCGGTCACGGCAGGCATCCTGGAGGAACGGGGAGCACGGGTCGTGATCGGCGACCAGTCCGGGATTGAGCATGTGCTCCACCATCCCGGGGGGGTAATCCTGGGCAGCAGCCGGGAGAACTTTCTCAGATCGGGAATGGGAACGGGACTCGAAAGCCGGTTTGTCAGTTTCGAAGACGAAGGATGGGACTCGGGATTTTATCATCACCGGTCTGATCGCACCCGTTCATGGCCCCGCGGGTTTTTCATCTCCCGGTGGGCAGCAAAAGCAGACCATATCATCTGCCTGCCCCGCCTCAGTACCCACAGCCAGGCAGGCGCCACCCTCGGGCTGAAATGTATGGTGGGCATGCTCCGCGAAGACAGCAGGATGGAGTTCCATGCCAACGGGCCGTACAACTCATTCATTCTGGGTGCTGCAAAAGGGAGCTCGCTGGTTTCCCATAATGATGGTTCCGGCACGTTCTTTGAGAAGATTGTCGAGATCAGCGATGCCATCCGGGAGAAAGTGCGCCTCACCCTCGTGGTTGCAACAGCTGCACAGGCAACCTTCGGGCCTGACCGGTACAGTCTCCGGCTGGGACCTGTGGGTCTTGGAAAAGCATACGTTGCCAGGCCGGACGCGGGACTGGTATTTGCAAGCGCTGATCCGGTTGCCGCAGAGGCATTTTCCCTTGCGCTGCTCAGGGATCTCAAATCCAGAATCCCGTTCTTGCCAAGATTCTCCGAGCGCTGTATCCTGTCTTCCAATCCAAATGTCCAGAATCTTCTTAAAATTCCGGTAAAGGATCACCCGTATATCCGGCACGCAATGAAGATCGGTCTTGGTGAAATGCCCGGCCGGATCGTTTACCGGAATGTTCCGGTTGCTCTTGCAGAGCAGCTGGACCGCGAACTGCGGTGATTGTCGCGGTTCTCCATCGTATTTCCACTGGAAACAAAGGGGTATCTATATGATTGTAATACGGCTCTATAGATCGCCTATGCATTGCATAATCAAGTACGGCAATGCTGGTTATCCATAACGATGGGGTCAACAGCGGATACCCCATGATCAGGAAGATTCTTCCGGTATGCCGGGGGGATGGCGGAAGAAGATGGCGATGATCACGAACGGGAAGAAATAAATGATGTCATAGTAGGGGAAACCGGAGAGGAGAACCGCGATCCCGAATAGGGAAACCCCTACGGGTACAAGGTACTTTTTCTGCAGGAAGATAGCTTCAGCACCAGTCAGTTCCGGGACAAGCAGGGACGGGCGGGCCCGGCAGGCATAGTACCAGGCGCCGGCAAGCAGGAGCGCAAGAACCAGATAATTGAGCTGGAAGACTATGTCCGATATCGGAATTTCAGAGCCGTCAGACGTGAATGACTGGGTGAACGGGACGAAGACCACTACCATGAGGGAGAGGAGATGGATATAGAGGAAACGGGAATCGTACGTTTTCATCCGGTGGAACATCTGGAAGTAGAAGAGCCAGAACATGCCGAGGATGAGGAACGCCCCGATAAAATCCAGAACCGAAAGGAGCGTGGTATCGATGAACCGGAAGAAGGCGGTGGTATCAGTCAGCGTTCCGGGCGGGGGAAACTGGAGGTTGCGGATCATCAGGGTCATGGTGAAGGCATAGATGCCGTTTGTAAGGCGCTCAAGGTTGACTTTGTTGATCGGTTCTGAAACAACCATGCCGTGATCTCCTGTAGTACCATTGAATTGTTTTTTTTGGGTATTCTTTTTTTACATCCGATCACATTGCATGGGTCCGGCAAACAAAGGGAGGGTGGGGGGTATACCCCCCCCTGCCATAATTTTCCGGGCTGGGGTGACCCCCCACCCTGTTTAACGTGACGGGGGGGTCGGCCCCCCCACGCATCTGAAAAATCCCGGGTACCTACTCATTTCTGCTAATCCCGCACTGACGGCATATCACGCCGGATATTCCATGCGAAATTCCCCGCATGAACAAGTGAAAACCATGCGTTACTCATAGTTGAGATGGGGGGTGGGGGGTATACCCCCCCTGCTATAATTTTCCGGGCAGGGTGATCCCCCCCTCCCTGTTCAGAGTGAAGGGGGGGCCACCCCCCACCAATATACTCTTCCCCGCCCTATATTCAGGCACAGGAGATCCAGAATGCAGATCACCCCCGCCATCCATGCACTCCGGCACCCGTTCCAGGTCCCGGTTGCACCGGGCATAGCTCTCGACCGATTCGTGTACTCGTATCTCATTGCAGGAGAGACGATCACCCTCACCGATACCGGTGTAGCGGGATGTGAAACACGGATCTTCGACTATATCCGGTCCATCGGGCGCGATCCGAACGAGATCTCGCTCATCATCCTGACCCACTCCCATCCCGATCATATCGGGGCTGCCCGGGCAATACGGGACGCAACAGGGTGTACCGTTGCAGCACACGCGGCCGAGCGGGCCTGGATCGAGGATGTAGGGCGCCAGAATCGGGAGCGTCCGGTGCCGGGATTCGACACCCTTGTCGGAGGGCCGGTACCGCTTGATTTCGAGCTCGAAGACGGCTGCACCATCGATACCGATGGAACCGCTGAATACGAGGTCCAGGTGATACATACACCGGGACATTCCGCAGGTTCGATCGCTCTGTTCATGACCGGGGAGGGGGCTCTTTTTTCCGGGGATGCCATTCCGGTTGCGGGCGATCTCCCGGTCTATGACGATGCCGCAGGATCCGTGCGATCGATCCGGCTCCTCCGTTCGTTGCAGGGGATCCGGCATCTCCTTTCTGCCTGGGACGAGCCCCGGAGCGGGGATGCCGTCTATCTGCAGATGGACCGGGCACTCGCATATCTCCGGAAAATCCACAATGCCGTACTGGCATCGGCAGGTGAAAGCGATCCCGAGATTATGGAAGTTACAAGGAGAACCGCAGAAGCGCTGGGACTCCCCCCGCAGGCGATTAACCCGCTGCTCGCCCGCACGTTTGCAGCAAACCTCAAGGCACGGGACTACGCGATCTTCATCGACTGACATCTTCATCGACTGACCATTCGGGGGGCCGTTTACTGCAGGGAGCCGTTCTCCCGGCGTACCTGAACCAGCCATGCATCGAACTCCTGAAAGAAACGGGCGATGCGCTCGCGCTCATCGGGAGTCCGTACCGAGATTTTATTGTGGTAATACCGGGACTGGTCTTTTGCATCCCAGTGATCCTTCTCGCCATCAACCGGGGATAATTCTGCTTCATCTCCGGTCCGGCATGGTTCATTTTTCAGGGTGCGGCAGAACGCGGTCCGGACCGGTGACCGGAGGGGTTTTACCGCACACCGGGTATCCGACCGGCCATCCCAGTGTTCATTGACCGGGAAGCCGGCCCGGGCAAGGGGCCGGTCCCACGTGGCATCCACAAAAACCCACCGGCACCCGATCTGGACACGGCAGGCCAGGTGATGGGAGATCGGAACAATGGCAGCCAGTTCCCGGAGCCCGGGCGGGTAACGGATATTCGGATCATTCCAGGAGAAGGCAATCGTGGCATATACCACATTCAGGTTCAGCCTCCGGTACATATCCGCAAGCAGGTAGTGCTTCGGGCCGCAATATCCCCTGCCGATCCGGAGCATCTCTTCCGGCCCCGACAGGAGATCTCCCCGGGGGACCGCAAGCGAGTACGGGATATCGCGGATGTGCTCAAAGATCGAGATCATGCTCTGGTGGGTGTCCAGACCGTGAGTCCATTCTTTAAAAGCACTGGCTACCAGCGAGGGCATGGGCGATCCACTCTATACCAGACTGGAGGGACGTACTGATAAAACCCCCGCCTGCCATGGATGCCGGGAAGGTATTCTCAAAGACGAATACTTAATGAAAAATCGAGAAACTACCCCGTCGGGGGAAAACTATTGAGCGGGGCCGCCGCCCGGACTCTTCCGGCCGGCGGCTGACCGCGTGCAAAAGGAAAAAGTAAGATTATGCGTTCTTCATCTTGGCTTTTGCGACGAATCCGTCTTTGCCAATGTAGTACATGAAGCCCTTTTCCTTGGCAATCTTCTCAGTACCGACTTTCTTCTTCTTGCCGGTCTTGTTGTGCTTCATCGGGGCTGCCCAGACGTATCCATCCTTGCCGATAAAGTAGAGGTAGCCCTTTTCGCGCTGGATCTTTTCTTTTCCAATTTTGGTTCCCATTTAAACACCTCAAAACCACTATTGGGTTTTGATAATGAATGGTGACGCCTGATAATATAAAAGGTTTCCGTCGAAAGCCCGTCGATACCTCAATTTTTACCAAAATTCTGGGGGTATTTTGGTCATTGTGGCGCACTATTCCCTCCGATTAAAAACCTTCCAAAAACGCTTCTTTTTTCGTTTAACAGGCTATTTATGGCTTAAATGGAGGTTGGTGCAGGCAGGGGGACCGGATGTCAAAGCGCATTCTGTGCAGGGGTTTTCATGAGGGGGAAACGGGGGTGCCGCAGGCCCTCATCCCAGCTTCATGACCGGACGGATCCGTTCGGGAACAATGCGGGTGATGGTGAGCGGCATCGCGGTTCCCTCCGGGCTCAGGGTAACGGCAAAGGTCCCGGACGGCCGGACACCCGTGGAAGAGCATATCAGGAGCTCGAACTCTTCATCGGGTTCCATCCAGTTGTCCGCATCGGCAACATGGCCGGGGAGCATATTGTATTTCCCGGCAATCGTCCAGTTGGGGCAGACCAGAGGCAGGGTATTTGTCCGGGCGATCTGCTCGGTAACCCCTTCCCCTTTCCAGCTCACCCGGACCTGGTCCATATCGATGGCACCGGTATGCCCGAGGAAAAGGGAGACCATCACCTGGACCGCCCCGAGCCGTTTGGGATCCGGCCGGGGGACAATATAGAGGGGCTTATTGCTCACCCGGCTGACTGCGGGAAACCCGAACACGGATCCAACGGGCTGCATGTGATCTCCGGATACGTAGATGCTGTCTGCCACCATCCCTCCCGGGAATGTCCTGACCCATCCCGGGGTCTCCCCGGGGTTTGTGAAAACGATAATTGCGATAACTGCTGCCAGGAGAACCAGGATCAGGATCACGAGCTCAAGACCCGTGAATGCATCGTCATGTTTCCCGTTATACACCACGGTATCACTCCGAACCAAGGGATATGACGGGCTGGGTCATGGGGGGAACCGTGATCAGTGCAACCGGCGGCTGGGAACTCCCGGGGGGGTTCACCGTGATGGCGAACTGCTGGTACGGGGGAGTAGTACTCGCCGGGCAGACCACGATCTCAAACTGCTCACCGGGATAGAGGATGTCCGTTCCCGTCAGGGACGAGACAGCAGGTTTGCTTCCCGCCCCTCCGGCTGTGGGAAGATTCTTTGGAAGTTTTCCGGCAGTTACCGGTGCCGGTTGGGGCACGTCAAACCGGTTGGTGATCATCCAGCCCGGGCAGACGAGAGGTTGTGCAGTCTTCCGGGGGATCGTTTCCACACCGCCGGCCTTTGTGACATAGAGGTTCACGTTGTCGAAATCAACTCCCCCCATATCACCCATAAAGAGTTCCACGGTCATCTGAACAGCCCCGAGATTTGCGGCATCCTGCTGCGGGTACTGGATCATGACATCCGAACGGTTGCCATTCACGGCCGAAAAGCCGGTGACCGGTCCCACATGCCGCAATGCATACCCGGATTCCCCGGCAAAGGTTCCTGCCATTCCTTCCGAAGGATTTTTAAACATGCCAGAAAGGGTGACAAGAGCAACGTGGCCGATCACGACAAGGACAAGAATAATCACGATCAGTTCCAGGATGGTGAGGCCGTTCTCATTCTTGTAATTATATGGCATCATTTCAGTGCAATCTCCGGTCGATCAGGCGTTTCGGCCGCCCTTTTTGTTTGTGCAGTTCAAGCTCCCCGGCCCGGGTAAAATTCACCACAATCCGGAGATCCCCGTCATGATAATGCCGGGCAAGCCCGGGTTTGTATTTCAGGAAACGGGTCACCAGGGTATCTTCAATGGTTTTTTTATCGCAGTGTTCCGGATCGATACATTCCACGCCCACCGACAGTACCGCTTCATCCGGGCGTTTCCCGTCACCGATGAAAGCCTCATATTCCCCATTCAGGCATTCCATGTTTTCCGGCTGGAAGACCGCCGCCTCTATATCCACACGGTTTATGGAATTCTCGAAGATCCATGCAGTCTCGGCTTCCCGCTGGGGATTGTGGATCCGCATGTGCGTCCTGCCGCAGGCGCACCGGTTCCGGGAGAGGACAACGGTCGTATCTTCGGTATCATAGTTGAGGAGAAGCATCCCCGCTTTTGCTCCTACGGGAAGCAGGGTTGTGAGGACTCCCCTGCCGCAGGCGCCATCATGGACAAACGACTCCATCCGGGGATCATAGACATCCAGGTGAACGAGATCCTCAGGTACATGAAGTCCGGCAATCTCTGTGCATTCCCCGCACATAGTACCTTCAGTACTACCATAGGTATTGTACACCGGGCACTCCCAGAGTTCAGCGAGGTACTTCCGGGACTCATCGGCAAAGCTCTCGCCACCCGCAACCAGCTTGTCGATAGAGGTTTCGGAGGGCGCGAGACCTTCTGCCCTGAGCCTCCTGTAGAGGCGCAGGAGTTTGAAGACACTCCCGATGATCGCGGTAGGCCGGTAGCTTTTGAGGATCCGCGATTCAAATGAACATTTGCCAATGGGAATGATCCCCATGCCAATTTTCTGT from uncultured Methanoregula sp. harbors:
- the ftsA gene encoding coenzyme F390 synthetase yields the protein MPGGSYFSPEIETLDRGSLDALIDERVRYTIRYAADHSPFYRHWFRENGIDPAKVRVHEDLLDLPIISGKTIRENQPPVTPEFEFKSTDWSNVFSIQETSGTSGTPKGFFLTWEDWKRYAEKYARSFVSQGFSSRDRIVVCASYGMNVGANTMTIAAQKIGMGIIPIGKCSFESRILKSYRPTAIIGSVFKLLRLYRRLRAEGLAPSETSIDKLVAGGESFADESRKYLAELWECPVYNTYGSTEGTMCGECTEIAGLHVPEDLVHLDVYDPRMESFVHDGACGRGVLTTLLPVGAKAGMLLLNYDTEDTTVVLSRNRCACGRTHMRIHNPQREAETAWIFENSINRVDIEAAVFQPENMECLNGEYEAFIGDGKRPDEAVLSVGVECIDPEHCDKKTIEDTLVTRFLKYKPGLARHYHDGDLRIVVNFTRAGELELHKQKGRPKRLIDRRLH